A genomic segment from Syntrophotalea acetylenivorans encodes:
- the mgtE gene encoding magnesium transporter, translated as MDQKLQMLLDTVRRLVRRGAYPNLSKVLAKSHPADIAHLFSYLVPKEQQILFNLIENTEMAASVLSELEHSTGAFLLEQIGRETITEVLQEMPYDDAVEIIRNLPEEIAEEILTTMQDEHSEEIEQLLQYAEDTAGGIMSTEIFSLREETTVQQAIADLQQAKDVEMVFYVYVTDAHGHLVGVMSLRQLLTVSPATQLKDVMVTDVINVRTDKDQEEVAQLVAKYNILAIPVVDEWNKLVGLITVDDVIDVMREEATEDIYKMAGASEEELLYGYKSFKVAQLRLPWLITNLFGGVITGYLMWQFKATLSEVIALITFIPVITGMGGNVGGQSATIVVRGFATGRIDLSSLRQVILKELRVGIIMGAVCGITVGLVALIWHGNPFLGLVVGLAMISAMTVAASMGALAPTFFKRVGIDPAIASSPFVQTANDITGILIYFGTATLFISHLH; from the coding sequence ATGGACCAGAAACTGCAAATGCTCCTTGATACCGTGCGGCGCCTGGTCCGGCGCGGAGCCTACCCCAACCTGAGCAAAGTGCTGGCCAAGTCTCACCCGGCGGACATTGCCCACCTTTTTTCTTACCTGGTACCCAAAGAACAGCAGATTCTGTTCAATCTCATTGAAAATACCGAAATGGCGGCCAGTGTGCTTTCGGAGCTGGAACATAGCACCGGAGCATTTTTGTTGGAGCAGATCGGTCGCGAAACCATCACCGAAGTGCTGCAAGAGATGCCCTACGACGATGCCGTCGAGATCATCCGTAACCTGCCCGAGGAGATCGCCGAAGAGATCCTCACCACCATGCAGGATGAGCATTCGGAAGAGATCGAGCAGTTGCTGCAATATGCCGAAGATACCGCCGGCGGCATCATGTCCACGGAAATCTTCAGCCTGCGCGAGGAAACTACCGTGCAGCAGGCTATCGCTGATCTGCAGCAGGCCAAAGATGTGGAGATGGTTTTCTATGTCTATGTGACCGACGCCCATGGCCATCTGGTTGGGGTCATGTCTTTGCGCCAGTTGCTGACCGTCTCGCCGGCTACTCAGCTCAAAGATGTGATGGTCACCGATGTGATCAATGTGCGCACCGATAAGGACCAGGAAGAGGTGGCGCAGTTGGTCGCCAAATACAATATTCTTGCCATTCCGGTAGTCGATGAATGGAACAAGTTGGTCGGCCTGATTACCGTTGACGACGTTATCGATGTCATGCGCGAGGAGGCCACCGAAGATATTTACAAGATGGCCGGTGCCAGCGAAGAAGAGTTGCTGTACGGTTATAAATCTTTTAAGGTCGCCCAGCTGCGGCTGCCTTGGCTGATTACCAATCTGTTCGGCGGTGTTATCACCGGCTATCTGATGTGGCAGTTTAAAGCCACTCTCAGTGAGGTGATTGCCCTGATTACTTTCATCCCGGTTATCACCGGCATGGGCGGCAACGTTGGCGGTCAATCGGCAACCATTGTAGTGCGCGGCTTTGCCACCGGGCGCATCGATTTATCCTCCTTGCGGCAGGTTATTCTCAAGGAGCTTCGAGTCGGCATTATCATGGGTGCCGTCTGCGGAATTACCGTCGGGCTGGTGGCTTTAATATGGCATGGCAACCCGTTTCTGGGCCTGGTCGTCGGTTTGGCGATGATTTCGGCCATGACCGTGGCGGCCAGCATGGGGGCCCTGGCTCCGACCTTTTTCAAGCGAGTCGGGATCGATCCGGCTATCGCATCGAGTCCTTTTGTACAGACGGCCAACGACATTACCGGCATTCTGATCTATTTCGGTACCGCAACGCTGTTTATCTCCCATCTCCATTAA
- a CDS encoding YdbL family protein produces MKKLSWIFSITAVCALLSCVTINIYFPAEEVRNAADRIVNEVWGERNGQPAEPPSETRPAPDVGSWLRLLGPTTVYAAQDINVSTPEIRAIKEAMKQRKAALQPLLQGGQVGLNADGLLAIRDLAGLDLRSRGQAKRLVGEENSDRLRLYQEIARANDFPDKAAEVQAIFAESWRQQARRGWYLQDASGVWQRK; encoded by the coding sequence ATGAAGAAGCTCAGCTGGATCTTTTCCATAACGGCTGTCTGTGCCCTGCTGTCCTGCGTTACCATCAATATCTATTTTCCGGCGGAAGAGGTGCGCAACGCCGCTGACCGTATCGTCAATGAGGTCTGGGGCGAACGCAATGGGCAGCCCGCCGAGCCGCCGTCCGAAACCAGGCCCGCTCCCGATGTCGGTAGTTGGTTGAGATTGCTGGGTCCGACAACGGTTTATGCCGCTCAGGACATCAATGTCAGTACTCCGGAGATTCGTGCGATCAAAGAGGCGATGAAGCAGCGGAAAGCCGCGCTGCAGCCATTGTTGCAAGGCGGGCAGGTCGGTCTCAATGCGGATGGCCTGCTGGCTATTCGTGATCTAGCCGGTCTGGATCTTCGTTCCCGCGGCCAGGCTAAACGCTTGGTCGGCGAAGAAAACAGCGATCGTTTGCGGCTTTATCAAGAAATCGCCCGTGCCAATGATTTTCCTGACAAGGCCGCTGAGGTACAGGCTATCTTTGCCGAGTCCTGGCGCCAGCAGGCCCGCCGTGGCTGGTACTTGCAGGATGCTAGCGGCGTTTGGCAGCGTAAGTAA
- the polA gene encoding DNA polymerase I, translated as MTDQAQRLYLIDGSSYIYRAYYAIRQLSNSKGLATNAVLGFTNMLLKVVREEQPDHLAVIFDAKGPTFRKEIYPEYKANRSAMPEDLRPQIPLIKELVQAFNMPALELAGYEADDIIATLARRFAAEGMAVTVVTGDKDLMQIVDERIRLLDTMKDQVVGLEEVAERFGGTPDKVVEVQALAGDSSDNVPGVPGIGEKTARQLIQDFGSVENLLDNIDQVSGKKRQENLRQFGEQALLSKQLVTLVDDLNLEIDYEQLMISEPNREKLTGLFKELEFHKLLQEFSSDQRASGEGYRLVLTEAELNDMLAALQKAEMVAFDTETTSLDPLRADLVGLSFAIEAEQGWYVPVGHRYLGAPEQLDCQMVLDRLQPLLGDEKRVKVAQNGKYDLLVLRRAGLEVAGLSFDTMLASYLANPAAKSHSLDNLAGDLLGYRTISYSEVCGSGRNRIGFEEVEIEKALTYATEDADITLRLQQKLAPQLVESGQQQLFDEIEMPLLAVLADMEWAGIRIDSEFLNNLSKEMEGKMRTLEEEIHRIAGGPFNVASPKQLGEVLFERLDLPRGKKTKTGWSTDVEVLTKLAEEHDIAARILEYRSLAKLKSTYCDALPRLVHPDTGRIHTSFNQAVTATGRLSSSEPNLQNIPIRTEEGRRIREAFVPAEGNLLLAADYSQVELRILAHMADEPALKESFAQGEDIHTRTASEIFGVFLELVTPEMRRSAKTINFGVLYGMSAFGLAKSLGIGRKEAQEYIDSYFARYPKVLEFMEAKKEEGRQQGYVNTLFGRRCSVAEINSRNGAVRGYAERNAINYPIQGTAADIIKIAMVAISRRLQQEKLQTRMVLQVHDELVFDVPEGELDAVRSLVRKEMEGAASLSVPLLVDVGTGRNWREAH; from the coding sequence ATGACCGACCAGGCTCAGCGCCTTTATCTCATCGACGGCTCTTCTTATATCTATCGGGCTTATTACGCTATACGTCAGTTGTCCAATTCCAAAGGGTTGGCGACCAATGCCGTTCTTGGCTTTACCAATATGCTGCTTAAAGTGGTACGGGAGGAACAGCCCGATCATCTGGCCGTCATCTTCGACGCCAAGGGTCCGACCTTTCGTAAAGAGATTTATCCCGAATACAAGGCCAATCGATCCGCCATGCCCGAGGACTTGCGGCCGCAGATTCCTCTGATCAAGGAGTTGGTGCAGGCATTTAATATGCCGGCCCTGGAACTGGCCGGATACGAGGCGGATGACATTATCGCTACTCTGGCCCGGCGTTTCGCGGCCGAGGGGATGGCCGTGACGGTTGTCACCGGCGACAAAGACCTGATGCAGATTGTCGACGAACGGATTCGGCTGCTCGATACCATGAAGGATCAGGTGGTTGGTCTGGAGGAGGTCGCCGAGCGTTTCGGCGGCACACCGGACAAGGTGGTCGAGGTGCAGGCCCTGGCCGGTGACAGTTCCGACAACGTGCCGGGGGTGCCGGGTATCGGCGAGAAGACTGCTCGCCAGTTGATCCAGGATTTCGGCTCGGTGGAGAATCTGTTGGACAACATCGACCAGGTCTCGGGCAAGAAACGCCAGGAGAATCTACGCCAGTTCGGTGAGCAGGCCCTGTTGTCGAAACAGCTGGTCACCCTGGTCGACGATTTGAACCTGGAAATCGACTATGAACAGCTGATGATCAGCGAGCCAAACCGGGAGAAGCTAACCGGCTTGTTCAAGGAGCTGGAATTCCATAAGTTGCTGCAGGAGTTTTCCAGCGACCAGCGCGCCAGTGGCGAAGGTTATCGCCTGGTGTTGACCGAGGCCGAGCTGAACGACATGCTTGCGGCGTTGCAGAAAGCCGAAATGGTGGCCTTCGATACGGAAACCACCTCTCTCGATCCCCTGCGGGCCGACCTGGTCGGTCTGTCCTTTGCCATCGAAGCGGAACAGGGTTGGTATGTCCCTGTCGGACATCGTTACCTCGGCGCCCCTGAGCAGCTCGATTGTCAGATGGTCTTGGACAGGTTGCAGCCGCTGTTGGGAGATGAAAAGCGGGTCAAGGTGGCTCAGAACGGTAAATACGATTTGCTGGTGTTGCGCCGGGCCGGGCTCGAAGTGGCCGGTTTGAGCTTCGACACCATGCTGGCTTCCTACCTGGCCAATCCGGCGGCCAAGTCCCATTCTCTGGATAATCTGGCCGGCGACCTGCTTGGCTATCGGACCATCAGCTACAGCGAGGTCTGCGGCAGTGGCCGTAATCGCATTGGCTTTGAGGAAGTCGAGATTGAAAAAGCTCTGACCTACGCCACCGAAGATGCTGATATCACCTTGCGTTTGCAGCAGAAGCTGGCGCCACAGTTGGTTGAGTCCGGGCAGCAGCAGCTTTTTGACGAAATCGAAATGCCGCTGCTGGCGGTACTGGCCGATATGGAATGGGCCGGCATTCGCATCGACAGTGAATTCCTCAACAATCTGTCCAAGGAGATGGAAGGCAAAATGCGGACCCTGGAAGAAGAAATTCACCGCATAGCCGGTGGGCCCTTCAATGTCGCTTCGCCTAAACAGCTTGGCGAGGTACTCTTCGAACGGCTCGATCTGCCCCGGGGTAAAAAGACCAAAACCGGTTGGTCGACGGACGTGGAAGTATTGACCAAGCTGGCGGAGGAGCACGATATCGCCGCCCGTATCCTCGAGTATCGCTCCCTGGCCAAACTCAAGAGTACCTACTGCGATGCCTTGCCCAGGTTGGTCCATCCCGATACCGGGCGCATTCATACCTCCTTCAACCAGGCCGTGACGGCTACCGGCCGGCTTTCTTCCAGTGAGCCGAACCTGCAGAATATTCCGATCCGCACCGAAGAGGGACGGAGGATTCGCGAGGCCTTCGTGCCGGCGGAGGGCAACCTGTTGCTGGCCGCCGACTACTCGCAGGTCGAGTTGCGCATTCTGGCCCATATGGCCGATGAGCCGGCCCTCAAGGAGTCTTTTGCCCAGGGCGAGGATATCCATACCCGCACCGCCAGCGAGATCTTCGGTGTCTTTCTTGAGCTGGTCACGCCGGAGATGCGCCGCAGTGCCAAGACCATCAACTTCGGTGTCCTTTACGGAATGAGTGCTTTCGGTCTGGCCAAGTCCCTGGGGATCGGCCGTAAAGAAGCACAGGAATATATCGACAGCTACTTTGCCCGCTATCCCAAGGTGTTGGAGTTCATGGAGGCGAAAAAGGAAGAAGGTCGGCAACAGGGGTATGTAAACACTCTTTTCGGCCGTCGTTGCTCGGTGGCTGAAATAAACAGCCGCAACGGCGCGGTGCGGGGCTATGCCGAGCGTAATGCCATCAACTATCCTATTCAAGGCACCGCCGCCGATATCATCAAGATCGCCATGGTCGCCATTTCTCGTCGTTTACAGCAGGAGAAGCTCCAGACCCGCATGGTTCTGCAGGTTCATGACGAACTGGTTTTTGATGTTCCCGAAGGAGAATTGGATGCAGTGCGTTCCCTGGTGCGGAAAGAGATGGAAGGTGCTGCAAGCCTGTCGGTTCCATTGCTGGTGGATGTGGGCACCGGCCGCAACTGGCGGGAAGCTCACTAA
- the gspC gene encoding type II secretion system protein GspC, whose translation MLASVHKYFWVCYLVLPLLFGAAIGHLTAVSTDIWLAKPLSGAWEKSAAPAPKATNLPLSAYELILQRNIFDSRGPATGSLQGAALADSAEATARRANLTLLGTMVAGAQSSALLSVEQETTLLHLDEELPGGGRIKQIDRKRVLISWPDGSEQELLVSDEAPTVSAKPKVSNGQGVRAAGENRWLISRNEIEKARADMNQLLKSARLEPKIVGGVTQGFLVRMVRSNSLVAKLGIKRGDLIKEVNGVPLDSPEKALQVFQQLREAKKVSVNLLRRGEPLTYSYEVD comes from the coding sequence ATGCTGGCTAGTGTACACAAATATTTCTGGGTCTGTTACCTGGTGCTGCCGCTCCTATTCGGGGCCGCTATTGGCCATTTAACCGCAGTGAGTACCGATATCTGGCTCGCCAAGCCTTTATCCGGAGCTTGGGAAAAGAGCGCCGCCCCGGCGCCCAAGGCAACCAATCTGCCTTTGAGCGCTTATGAATTGATACTACAACGCAACATATTCGATTCCCGGGGGCCGGCAACCGGCTCTTTGCAGGGGGCCGCTTTAGCCGATTCGGCAGAAGCCACCGCTCGCAGGGCTAACTTGACGCTGTTAGGCACCATGGTTGCAGGTGCTCAATCTTCTGCGCTGCTTTCCGTCGAGCAGGAAACAACCCTGCTGCACCTTGACGAAGAGCTGCCAGGTGGTGGCCGCATCAAACAGATCGACCGAAAGCGGGTTCTGATCAGCTGGCCCGACGGTTCCGAGCAGGAACTGCTCGTCAGCGATGAGGCTCCAACGGTCAGCGCCAAACCGAAAGTCAGCAACGGCCAAGGCGTTCGCGCCGCCGGTGAGAATCGTTGGCTTATCAGCCGCAACGAGATCGAGAAAGCCCGTGCCGACATGAATCAACTGCTCAAGTCGGCGCGCCTTGAACCGAAAATTGTCGGCGGAGTAACTCAAGGGTTTCTGGTCCGTATGGTGCGCTCCAACTCGCTGGTAGCGAAGCTTGGCATCAAACGGGGGGATCTGATCAAAGAGGTCAACGGCGTGCCTCTGGACAGTCCGGAAAAAGCGCTACAGGTATTTCAGCAATTACGGGAAGCGAAAAAGGTTTCCGTCAATCTGCTGCGCAGGGGAGAACCCCTCACCTACAGTTATGAAGTTGATTAA
- the gspD gene encoding type II secretion system secretin GspD — translation MLLSSLRPKADRTRLLHTLLPLLAAMLVSLVILQPLAACAEELSAEALPATEGPAATLVEEARVNPTGATLITDGQIVKYRYFALPSPPRLVVDIYDVEPAFTEREFAMQGAFSQMRVGIYPDKTRFVFDAPHAVPEHTVVSTGEALEILWSTVDGSAKEDLAIDNAAKTDPFALPAEATVNGPAAAVRSSAVTTKPTEGSDVSLDFTDIELADLIKTISELTGRNFVYDDTVKGKVTVITPEGMSRAEAYQLFLTVLSVKGFTVIPSGKVHKIIRDKDAKETNLPLLADGRQTSGEQFVTRLVRLQHIDAETMANSVLAPLIPKTGNIVSYPPANTLIITDSAANIERLVKIIRRLDVPSSVDRLEVISLEFANAEEVAEICQTVLSQTGPKASSGKNGKSAQQGATSQVLPYPRTNSLLVMASEEDLQTVRQLVNRLDQKPTEDRSPINVYYLENADAEKLAETLTHIVAGKKGVVRNGRSQSGSTSLSEDLSITADKPTNALIINGSPEDYEQVREIIAQLDIKRKQVYVETLILELSMDATKQLGASLQGAFKVGDGVVNISTNQGLGPASLSDFTASDDSTLPSVLGQAIDGILLGGLFSPISVEGADGNVITIPAFSALIDLSKTNNDVNILSAPRLLTSDNEEAEIIVGANVPIITERLTDTGGSDSLAQSVSVERQDVALTLRFTPQITEGDLVRLNVFQEITGIAQNQIGDVDSIGPTLTKRLLRNTVLAEDGQTVVLGGLIRNDVQDIESKVPLLGDIPVLGWLFKHSTKIESKVNLLIFITPRIIKDKDDLAAVTRRSSRAMEAFRPEGAPPLIPAELLGNDLLYAPIESNDSSASTR, via the coding sequence ATGTTACTTTCATCATTGAGGCCGAAAGCCGACCGCACCCGACTGCTGCACACGCTGTTACCGCTACTGGCAGCGATGCTCGTGAGCCTTGTGATATTACAGCCTCTGGCGGCCTGCGCCGAGGAGCTGTCTGCTGAAGCATTGCCAGCAACCGAGGGACCGGCCGCTACCCTGGTTGAAGAAGCCCGGGTCAACCCGACTGGCGCCACCTTGATCACCGATGGTCAGATCGTCAAGTACCGCTACTTTGCCCTGCCCAGCCCGCCACGCCTGGTGGTCGACATCTACGATGTCGAACCTGCTTTTACTGAACGGGAGTTCGCCATGCAGGGCGCCTTCAGCCAAATGCGAGTCGGCATTTACCCGGACAAGACCCGGTTTGTCTTCGATGCTCCCCATGCCGTGCCGGAACATACCGTTGTCTCTACTGGCGAGGCCCTGGAAATCCTCTGGAGCACCGTTGACGGTTCAGCAAAGGAAGATCTGGCTATCGACAATGCTGCTAAAACGGACCCCTTTGCCCTGCCTGCGGAAGCCACAGTCAACGGGCCAGCCGCTGCGGTCCGCAGCAGTGCAGTGACCACCAAGCCAACCGAAGGGAGCGATGTCTCTCTGGACTTCACCGACATCGAGCTTGCCGATCTGATTAAAACCATCAGCGAATTGACCGGGCGTAATTTTGTCTACGACGACACTGTTAAAGGCAAGGTCACAGTCATCACCCCGGAAGGCATGTCCCGGGCCGAAGCCTATCAACTCTTTCTGACGGTCCTCAGCGTTAAAGGCTTCACAGTCATCCCTTCAGGCAAGGTCCATAAAATCATTCGCGACAAGGACGCCAAGGAGACCAACCTGCCCCTTTTGGCTGACGGTCGACAAACAAGCGGCGAGCAATTCGTTACCCGCTTGGTACGGCTGCAACATATCGATGCGGAAACCATGGCCAACAGCGTGCTGGCGCCGTTGATCCCCAAAACAGGCAATATCGTTTCTTATCCGCCGGCCAATACCCTGATCATCACCGACAGTGCCGCCAACATTGAGCGCCTGGTAAAAATTATCCGCCGCCTCGACGTACCCAGCTCTGTCGACCGCCTGGAAGTCATTTCTCTGGAATTTGCCAACGCTGAAGAAGTCGCGGAAATCTGCCAGACCGTTCTCAGCCAAACCGGACCCAAGGCATCCTCAGGAAAAAACGGCAAGTCTGCCCAGCAGGGAGCCACCAGCCAGGTGCTGCCCTATCCCCGCACCAATTCGTTGCTGGTAATGGCAAGCGAAGAAGATCTGCAAACGGTCCGCCAGCTGGTCAACCGCCTTGACCAGAAGCCGACCGAGGACCGATCGCCGATCAATGTCTACTACCTGGAGAACGCCGACGCTGAAAAACTGGCGGAAACGCTCACCCATATCGTTGCCGGCAAAAAAGGGGTGGTTCGCAACGGCCGCAGTCAGTCGGGTTCCACCTCCTTGAGTGAAGACCTCAGCATCACCGCCGACAAACCGACCAACGCCCTGATCATCAACGGCAGCCCGGAGGACTACGAACAGGTTCGGGAAATCATTGCCCAACTCGATATCAAACGGAAACAGGTCTATGTCGAAACCCTGATCCTTGAACTTTCCATGGATGCCACCAAACAACTCGGTGCTTCCTTGCAGGGTGCCTTTAAAGTCGGCGATGGAGTCGTAAACATCAGCACCAACCAAGGCCTCGGCCCGGCCTCACTGAGCGATTTCACCGCGTCCGATGACAGTACCTTGCCCAGCGTGCTCGGCCAAGCCATCGACGGCATCCTTCTGGGCGGTCTGTTCAGCCCGATCAGCGTGGAAGGCGCGGACGGCAACGTGATCACCATACCAGCCTTCTCGGCCCTGATCGACCTGTCGAAAACAAACAACGACGTCAACATTCTTTCGGCCCCCCGCCTGCTGACCTCGGACAACGAAGAAGCCGAAATCATCGTCGGCGCCAATGTGCCGATCATCACCGAACGGCTCACCGACACCGGCGGTAGTGACAGTCTGGCCCAGAGTGTTTCCGTGGAGCGGCAGGACGTCGCTCTGACTTTGCGCTTTACTCCGCAGATCACCGAGGGGGACCTGGTGCGGCTCAATGTCTTCCAGGAAATCACCGGCATCGCCCAAAACCAGATCGGCGATGTCGATTCCATCGGCCCGACCCTGACCAAGCGGCTGTTGCGCAATACGGTGCTGGCTGAAGATGGTCAGACCGTGGTCCTTGGCGGCCTGATTCGCAACGACGTTCAGGATATCGAGAGCAAGGTACCGCTGCTCGGCGATATCCCAGTGCTCGGTTGGCTGTTTAAGCACAGCACCAAAATCGAAAGCAAGGTCAACCTGCTGATCTTTATTACTCCGCGCATCATCAAGGACAAGGACGATCTGGCCGCCGTAACCCGCCGGAGCAGCCGAGCCATGGAAGCCTTCCGGCCTGAAGGGGCTCCGCCGCTGATTCCGGCTGAACTGCTCGGCAACGACCTGCTCTATGCTCCCATTGAGAGCAACGATTCGTCGGCGTCGACCCGCTAA
- the gspE gene encoding type II secretion system ATPase GspE — protein MSIWKPLGEILQQQCSVPAAAIEQALTAQQQSQLRLGELLIQAKAIDSATLARALALQLDLPFCDQITEPAEDELLKLIPIAFAKEHRIFPIKRNNGRLKLAIADPLDGRVLNDLTTLTGCQPDIVVASAEEILQAINRGYEQHADKAQNVAEEISDSDSSDQLGKLEPADLLDASDEGPIIRFVNSMLTQAYKERASDIHIEPFETDLVVRYRIDGILYEVLRPPAKAQASISSRIKIMANLNIAEKRLPQDGRFGVRIAGKDVDVRVSTLPTAFGERIVLRLLDKSTNVLTLEEIGMGPVLLRQVHSMIRKSHGIFLVTGPTGSGKTTTLYAALSLLNSREKNIITVEDPIEYQLEGVGQIQVNPKIELTFAAGLRSILRQDPDIIMVGEIRDTETAEIAVQSALTGHMVFSTLHTNDAAGALTRLVEMGIEPFLAASSIVGVLAQRLVRNLCPHCRETYQPSPELLREAGLSQELPTGSMLYRAVGCDQCMDIGYRGRSGIYELLTIDEKVRDLLLQNQDAGAIKRASLAAGMTSLREAGIAKALAGETSIEEVLRVTQEET, from the coding sequence ATGAGTATCTGGAAGCCACTCGGCGAAATTCTGCAGCAACAATGCAGCGTCCCGGCCGCAGCTATCGAGCAAGCGCTCACTGCTCAGCAGCAGAGCCAGCTGCGTCTTGGCGAATTGTTGATTCAGGCCAAAGCCATCGACTCAGCTACCTTGGCCAGGGCCCTTGCCCTGCAACTGGATCTCCCTTTTTGCGATCAGATCACCGAGCCGGCCGAAGATGAACTGCTGAAACTTATTCCCATCGCCTTCGCCAAAGAGCACCGCATTTTTCCCATTAAACGCAACAACGGCCGTCTTAAACTGGCAATTGCCGACCCTCTGGACGGCCGCGTCCTTAACGACCTGACCACCCTGACCGGCTGCCAGCCGGATATCGTCGTAGCCAGTGCTGAAGAGATCCTCCAAGCCATCAACCGGGGCTACGAGCAGCACGCCGACAAGGCGCAAAACGTGGCTGAAGAAATCAGCGACAGTGATAGCAGCGACCAGCTCGGCAAGCTGGAACCCGCCGACCTGCTGGACGCCTCCGACGAGGGTCCGATCATCCGCTTCGTCAACAGCATGCTGACCCAGGCCTATAAGGAACGGGCCAGCGATATCCACATCGAACCCTTTGAAACCGACCTGGTGGTTCGCTATCGCATCGACGGCATCCTGTATGAGGTATTGCGGCCGCCAGCCAAGGCCCAGGCAAGCATCAGCAGCCGTATCAAGATTATGGCCAACCTGAATATCGCCGAGAAACGTCTCCCCCAGGATGGTCGTTTCGGGGTACGTATCGCCGGTAAAGATGTGGATGTGCGCGTCTCGACCCTACCCACCGCTTTCGGCGAACGAATCGTGCTGCGTCTGCTGGACAAGTCCACCAACGTTCTGACCCTGGAAGAGATCGGCATGGGCCCCGTGCTTCTGCGGCAGGTTCACAGCATGATTCGCAAGAGTCACGGCATCTTCCTGGTCACCGGCCCGACCGGATCCGGCAAGACCACCACCCTTTATGCCGCCCTTTCCTTGCTCAACAGCCGGGAAAAGAACATCATCACCGTCGAAGATCCGATTGAATATCAGCTCGAAGGGGTTGGTCAGATCCAGGTCAACCCCAAGATCGAACTGACCTTCGCCGCCGGACTGCGTTCGATCCTGCGTCAGGACCCCGACATCATCATGGTGGGCGAGATTCGCGATACGGAGACAGCGGAGATTGCCGTTCAGTCGGCCTTGACCGGCCACATGGTCTTTTCCACCCTGCATACCAACGACGCCGCCGGCGCTCTGACCCGATTGGTGGAAATGGGCATCGAACCGTTTCTTGCAGCGTCCTCCATCGTCGGCGTTCTGGCCCAGCGACTGGTGCGCAATCTCTGTCCCCACTGCCGCGAGACCTACCAACCGAGTCCCGAGCTGTTACGGGAAGCCGGACTGTCGCAGGAACTGCCGACGGGAAGCATGCTTTACCGTGCGGTCGGTTGTGATCAGTGCATGGACATCGGCTACCGGGGCCGCAGCGGCATCTATGAGTTACTGACCATCGATGAAAAAGTGCGTGACCTGTTGCTGCAGAATCAAGACGCCGGCGCTATCAAGCGGGCAAGCCTGGCAGCCGGCATGACCTCGTTGCGCGAAGCCGGGATCGCCAAAGCCCTGGCCGGTGAAACGAGTATCGAGGAAGTCTTGCGCGTCACACAAGAGGAGACCTGA
- the gspF gene encoding type II secretion system inner membrane protein GspF, protein MPRFEYGGFDSSGAKITGTLEAPGRRAALETLRSQEIFATEVQELSSKSPRASFRWQRRRIPLLELAAATRQLATLLGAGLPLDEVLASVAEQIDRPALALALNRAREEVVQGSSLYQALEAQGQIFSPLYVNMVKVGESSGTLDQVLTQLADLQENQARTRSRIRAALTYPALMGLVGSAVLLLLFVFVVPQITRMLDNLGMELPLMTRLLIGTGNLLSSSWWLLLLLAILAVIFLRRYARSEKGSLALHRRALQLPLIGRLNLFTATARLSRTLATLLQSGVPLLTALDIARGLISNKILRRALADTAVSIREGEGLAAPLQRSGVFPRLLVQMAAAGEKSGQLEKMLLRAAQSYEQQVELSIAALLPLLEPLMILVMGSVVGVVVMAILLPIFQASQGMG, encoded by the coding sequence GTGCCCCGCTTCGAGTACGGCGGATTCGATTCCAGCGGTGCCAAGATAACCGGAACCCTTGAGGCTCCCGGTCGGCGGGCCGCTCTGGAAACCCTGCGCAGCCAGGAGATTTTTGCCACCGAGGTGCAGGAACTCTCCAGCAAAAGCCCCCGCGCCTCTTTCCGCTGGCAGCGCCGACGCATTCCTCTGCTGGAGCTGGCCGCTGCCACTCGTCAGCTGGCAACCCTTCTCGGGGCGGGATTGCCCCTTGATGAGGTATTGGCCTCCGTCGCCGAACAAATCGATCGGCCGGCCCTGGCCCTGGCTTTAAACCGGGCACGTGAAGAGGTCGTACAAGGTTCGTCCTTGTACCAGGCTCTAGAAGCTCAGGGACAAATTTTCTCGCCCCTCTACGTCAACATGGTGAAAGTTGGGGAAAGCAGCGGCACTCTCGACCAGGTACTCACCCAACTGGCCGACTTGCAAGAGAACCAGGCCCGTACCCGTAGTCGCATCAGGGCGGCCCTGACCTACCCCGCTCTTATGGGCCTGGTCGGCAGCGCCGTACTGCTGCTGCTTTTCGTTTTTGTCGTGCCGCAAATCACCCGCATGCTGGACAATCTCGGCATGGAATTGCCTTTGATGACCCGCTTGTTGATCGGGACCGGCAACCTGCTCTCCAGCAGCTGGTGGCTGTTACTGCTGCTGGCCATCCTGGCGGTTATCTTCCTGCGGCGCTACGCCCGCAGCGAAAAGGGTTCTCTGGCCCTGCATCGCCGTGCCCTGCAACTACCCCTTATCGGACGGCTCAACCTTTTTACCGCCACCGCCCGGCTCAGCCGCACCCTGGCAACCCTGCTCCAAAGCGGCGTGCCCCTGCTCACCGCCCTGGACATCGCCCGGGGCCTGATCAGCAACAAAATCCTGCGGCGGGCGCTGGCCGATACCGCCGTCAGTATTCGCGAAGGCGAAGGGCTGGCCGCCCCCCTGCAACGGAGCGGGGTCTTTCCCCGCCTGCTGGTACAAATGGCGGCAGCCGGTGAAAAGAGCGGTCAGCTGGAGAAGATGCTCTTGCGAGCGGCGCAAAGCTATGAACAGCAGGTGGAATTATCCATCGCCGCCCTGCTGCCGTTGCTGGAACCGCTGATGATTCTGGTCATGGGCAGCGTGGTCGGAGTCGTGGTCATGGCTATCCTGCTACCCATCTTTCAAGCCAGCCAGGGCATGGGTTAG